The Cryptococcus neoformans var. neoformans B-3501A chromosome 4, whole genome shotgun sequence genome has a window encoding:
- a CDS encoding hypothetical protein (Match to EST gb|CF194479.1|CF194479): MTVKMVKEDSVQGHAGFLGLYYMATSHLFPISILFPSHLPFPVPPNMPPKRPPPLPRSLFTGQGPLAPGSAPLPPSPTRIHPDYIVDSHSFVTSFEHTPDPIYQGLAEVYPRPPVRNAVQVKMKISAEPAQAILGVKPFAIHPTVLNLTLATPPSVTNIAKGAVDIIVPSTMPLAEKDWDLLDEAVIALEGCWGHGEERKPKPGKIVISGLLVPPLTKPSSALIRSESYNLYLARLASLSLHANVFLKALPPVAEVFELGPDGKWWTDRKELERVLRMYVSHAIETFGTHRLIFGSSPALPLSDLEHVSHTHTIGELEQPISNGEWYAVLRKCVAELGEGVEEMTGVMGANAAGVYDLHA, from the exons ATGACAGTCAAGATGGTAAAAGAGGATAGTGTGCAGGGTCATGCAGGGTTCTTGGGCTTATATTATATGGCCACTTCCCATCTATTCCCCATCTCTATCCTCTTTCCGTCTCATCTCCCGTTCCCCGTCCCGCCCAACATGCCCCCCAAGAGGCCCCCGCCCCTTCCCAGAAGTCTTTTCACAGGACAAGGCCCCCTGGCCCCTG GCAGCGCGCCTCTCCCCCCGTCCCCCACCCGCATACACCCCGACTACATCGTCGACTCTCACTCCTTTGTCACCTCTTTCGAACATACTCCTGATCCTATATACCAGGGCCTCGCAGAAGTATATCCCAGGCCGCCGGTGAGAAATGCCGTTCAGgtcaagatgaagataaGCGCCGAGCCAGCACAAGCTATCCT CGGCGTGAAACCCTTCGCTATCCACCCTACCGTCCTCAACCTCACTCTTGCCACCCCTCCATCAGTGACCAACATTGCCAAAGGCGCCGTCGACATCATTGTACCTTCCACGATGCCCTTGGCGGAGAAGGATTGGGATCTGCTCGACGAGGCTGTTATCGCTCTCGAAGGGTGCTGGGGACATGGCGAGGAACGTAAACCGAAGCCAGGGAAAATTGTGATCT CCGGTCTACTTGTCCCACCTCTTACCAAGCCGTCCTCCGCCCTCATCCGTTCAGAATCGTACAACCTTTATCTGGCTCGCCTAGcctctctatctctccATGCTAATGTCTTTCTCAAGGCTCTCCCGCCTGTAGCCGAGGTATTTGAGTTGGGGCCAGATGGGAAATGGTGGACCGATAGGAAAGAGCTTGAACGGGTCTTGAGGATGTATG TATCCCATGCCATAGAAACATTTGGCACCCATCGTCTCATTTTTGGCTCCTCTCCAGCCCTACCCCTCTCAGACCTCGAACATGTCAGTCATACGCACACCATCGGCGAACTCGAACAGCCTATAAGTAATGGGGAGTGGTACGCTGTACTACGAAAGTGTGTGGCAGAGCTTGGCGAAggggtggaagagatgacGGGAGTTATGGGAGCGAACGCCGCAGGAGTTTATGATTTGCATGCTTAA
- a CDS encoding hypothetical protein (Match to EST gb|CF186320.1|CF186320; HMMPfam hit to RNase_PH, 3' exoribonuclease family, domain 1, score: 87.0, E(): 4.6e-23), translated as MAASRVDILNDGGLRQDARRPYELRSTSFQLSTHSSSDGSSTATQGLTTVEVSVFGPREPRNRGLASHDRAVVSVEVGVVPWAAGAGARRTRGDKRLQEIGAAIRQTFEPVIMTHLYPRSEIAIHVQVLSADGGILPTSINATTLALIDAGIALLDYVSSISIGLHLLQPLLDLSQPEESDLPSLVIASLPSSGKITLAQMETRLHVDRFEEMLTLGVEACKVLKEEMDGVVKDRTERIVERRGIKIGGQGTGQEGEMVIDD; from the exons atgGCTGCTTCAAGGGTAGACATCCTCAACGACGGAG GTCTCAGACAAGATGCCCGCCGTCCTTACGAACTCCGATCCACATCCTTCCAGCTATCCAcgcactcttcttctgacgGCTCGTCTACTGCCACGCAAGGTCTCACCACAGTAGAAGTTTCTGTGTTTGGGCCTCGGGAACCCAGGAATAGAGGTTTGGCAAGCCACGATCGCGCGGTTGTAAGCGTCGAGGTTGGGGTGGTTCCGTGGGCTGCTGGAGCAGGAGCTAGACGGACAAGGGGCGATAA ACGGTTACAGGAGATAGGAGCTGCGATCAGACAAACGTTTGAACCTGTCATCATGACACACTTATACCCTCGAAGCGAGATCGCAATCCACGTTCAAGTCCTTTCCGCAGATGGAG GGATTCTTCCTACATCCATCAACGCCACCACCCTCGCTCTGATTGATGCGGGTATAGCCCTCCTTGACTACGTCTCCTCTATTTCCATCGGCCTACATCTCCTACAACCCCTCCTCGATCTTTCACAACCTGAAGAATCCGATCTCCCATCCCTTGTCATTGCATCTCTTCCGTCCTCTGGTAAAATCACGTTAGCACAAATGGAGACACGACTTCATGTTGACCGGTTTGAGGAGATGCTTACTTTAGGCGTAGAAGCCTGCAAGGtcttgaaggaagagatggatggagtgGTGAAAGATCGGACAGAAAGAATTGTTGAGAGAAGGGGTATAAAGATTGGAGGACAAGGGACagggcaagaaggggagatggTTATCGACgattga
- a CDS encoding hypothetical protein (HMMPfam hit to DUF431, Protein of unknown function (DUF431), score: 158.7, E(): 1.2e-44), with product MSNKSFKYVIEHMEEDDAVTRSLPEWVTLEYSHMLSLVGPSSTVHFTSLSSTSISPLINSLNNNPKAQPTTKPILELLPALSPPVDKARVCLLDPRAEKVIAPEDADKFDVFLYGGILGDDPPRDRTGELRKLGFEGRHLGEKQMTTDTAVGVTKKVIEDQVPLDEIPFVDFPTIKFNKVESIEMPFRYVKDENGEPILPPGMKAHLKADLDRTIDDF from the exons ATGTCCAACAAATCCTTCAAGTATGTTATCG AGCAcatggaagaggacgatgCTGTCACCCGTTCCCTCCCAGAGTGGGTAACTCTTGAGTACTCCCACATGCTCTCCCTCGTCGGCCCTTCATCTACCGTCCACTTcacctctctctcttcaacatccatctctccactCATTAACTCTTTGAATAATAACCCCAAAGCTCAGCCAACCACCAAACCCATACTGGAACTTCTCCCggctctttctcctccagtAGACAAGGCGAGGGTCTGTTTGTTGGACCCCAGGGCTGAAAAAGTGATTGCTCCTGAAGATGCGGACAAGTTTGATGTCTTTTTGTACGGTGGGATTTTGGGTGACGACCCCCCTAGGGACAGGACAGGCGAGTTGAGGAAGCTTGGGTTCGAGGGAAGGCATTTGGGCGAGAAGCAAATGACGACGGATACGGCTGTAGGAGTGACCAAGAAGGTTATTGAAGATCAAG TGCCCTTGGATGAGATTCCCTTTGTGGACTTTCCTACTATCAAGTTTAACAAGGTCGAGTCCATTGAGATGCCTTTCC GATATGTCAAGGACGAAAACGGAGAGCCCATTTTACCCCCCGGGATGAAGGCTCATCTCAAGGCGGATTTGGACCGAACGATTGACGATTTTTAA
- a CDS encoding hypothetical protein (HMMPfam hit to C2, C2 domain, score: 52.5, E(): 1.1e-12) — translation MLQMMQLDPSLVQSSSRLSQLNSLHASSSDNVTYPFTFIPSNPRQRYYQLLGKCLDHDLEVLKTLPEDQDVPLSILSGGHALLLSDHCQEIFGRFGALGMRSGSIIDDGQGSSRSTPIHVARIRRYLSGEFLEAVEDWSVLNTRFTNTQNIHHLLKDLEDAIQSAAFTLYVNEATNSLDLQETKSIAFLMHMVTWIEKGIKTLRRGFKGPIGQDIPITKFVLQRQLDLWLRDLEDVLQASELNGEFLDDQFELYHKARKLGQMCNFFSGNKEDSYGITIASMFDQVVRRWIDHTATKTAQWSSQALAVDNFEPSTPHGPSSSVTDLFASLTSAAQFLMDLEWPDEPQLAVYVNKLAKIIGATVNEYCSKLEELFLGDMRQSDTSQTMAKKKAWLEKAKETVATLQGERKLQAFFNFTPESCVKLNNIQAARQQLDKLYDLLRVDDLSAYDTSASQPDNQQRNFLFTVKVVLAEGLTREGSSGHPDAFVTVSDEHGTRHAKTRTVYDDNNPRWDESFDIPVQHRSWFMVTVRHRNMVGKHDLLGRAYLQLDPSQFSGVMARDALLTLDPKGHILLKVAMEGEEDDMQFHFGRAFRCLKRTESDMIHSLMNPVLRHTLSRSAIKSVLKGHTNYPPAYNEALGKLSAVYKSAMRTQEFIIPPTKEERHRGPTDSEIETAIHPLFDYLDVNNHTLASTLSSDEMELVMAKLWKQILVTIEGLIVPPLSDKRSHMRPLGDMELDIALSWLRFLKDFLYAGGDSSGVSSTILQNQRYHDLLSTRLYYDLSTDKLMEECVRGFQSTLKYRVTKPSKSLRAQRNLGTIRARKDAKQARVNTNGNTEMIMRILRMRDGTQEFLAQQLQTISMASASRAKRDPL, via the exons ATGCTCCAAATGATGCAACTGGACCCCAGCCTCGTCCAATCTTCCAGTCGACTTTCTCAGTTAAATTCTCTTCACGCCAGCTCGTCCGACAACGTCACCTATCCATTTACATTTATACCCAGTAATCCCCGTCAAAGGTACTACCAGCTGCTTGGAAAATGTCTTGATCATGATCTCGAAGTCTTGAAAACCCTTCCTGAAGATCAGGACGTCCCGTTGAGTATCCTTTCTGGCGGCCAtgctctccttctttccga CCATTGTCAGGAGATTTTCGGAAGGTTTGGTGCCCTCGGCATGCGTTCAGGAAGCATTATCGATGATGGACAAGGTTCAAGTAGATCAACACCCATCCACGTGGCCCGTATCAGAA GATATCTTTCTGGGGAATTCCTCGAAGCTGTGGAAGACTGGTCTGTGTTGAATACTCGATTCACAAATACTCAAaacatccaccatcttctcaaagATCTGGAGGACGCTATTCAATCCGCAGCTTTCACACTATATGTAAACGAAGCAACAAATAGCCTTGATCTTCAAGAAACCAAATCGATCGCATTTTTGATGCACATGGTTACTTGGATTGAAAAGGGTATTAAAACTCTGAGACGGGGGTTTAAAGGACCAATTGGCCA AGATATACCTATCACAAAATTCGTCTTACAACGACAGCTAGATCTATGGTTACGAGATCTTGAAGACGTTCTTCAAGCTAGTGAATTGAATGGCGAGTTCCTTGATGACCAATTTGAGCTGTATCATAAGGCACGAAAGTTAGGACAGATGTGCAACTTTTTCTCTGG AAACAAAGAAGACTCCTATGGGATTACTATAGCTAGCATGTTTGACCAGGTTGTTCGTCGATGGATCGATCATACTGCCACAAAAACTGCTCAGTGGAGCAGTCAGGCTCTGGCTGTTGATAAC TTTGAGCCTAGTACTCCACATGGCccgtcctcctccgtcACTGATTTGTTCGCTTCCCTCACAAGCGCTGCACAATTTCTTATGGATTTAGAATGGCCGGATGAGCCTCAGTTGGCTGTTTATGTCAACAAACTGGCCAAG ATCATTGGTGCCACTGTCAATGAATATTGCAGCAAGCTTGAAGAACTTTTCTTAGGGGACATGCGTCAATCTGATACCTCGCAGACGAtggcgaagaaaaaggcttGGCTGGAGAAAGCCAAGGAAACGGTTGCCACATTGCAAGGAGAGCGTAAACTGCAAgctttcttcaacttcacACCCGAG TCGTGCGTCAAATTAAACAACATCCAGGCGGCCAGGCAACAGCTAGACAAATTGTATGATCTGCTGCGGGTTGACGATCTCTCGGCCTACGATACATCGGCGTCACAGCCAGATAATCAGCAGCGAAACTTCCTGTTTACTGTCAAAGTAGTTCTCGCTGAAGGTCTTACGCGTGAAGGCAGCAGCGGTCATCCCGATGCTTTTGTGACCGTGAGCGACGAACACGGTACACGACACGCGAAAACAAGAACGGTTTATGATGATAACAACCCGAGATGGGACGAAAGCTTTGACATTCCGGTTCAACATCGTTCCTGGTTCATGGTGACCGTGCGACATCGAAATATGGTTGGCAAACACGATTTGCTTGGTCGCGCATACCTTCAACTAGATCCTTCTCAATTTTCCGGTGTCATGGCCAGGGACGCACTTTTAACCCTTGACCCGAAAGGACATATTCTTCTGAAAGTAGCTATGGAgggcgaagaggatgatatGCAGTTCCATTTCGGAAGGGCTTTCCGCTGTCTGAAGCGGACAGAGTCAGATATGATCCACAGCCTT ATGAACCCCGTCTTACGACATACTCTCTCACGTTCCGCCATAAAGTCGGTCTTAAAAGGGCACACCAACTATCCACCTGCATACAATGAGGCACTGGGCAAACTGTCTGCAGTTTACAAATCTGCAATGCGAACCCAAGAATTTATTATCCCCCCGacaaaagaagaacgacATCGTGGGCCGACAGACAGCGAAATTGAAACAGCTATTCACCCTCTGTTCGATTATTTAGATGTCAACAATCACACATTGGCGTCAACTTTGTCGTCTGACGAAATGGAGCTGGTGATGGCCAAGCTTTGGAAGCAGATCCTTGTGACAATAGAAGGACTGATTGTACCACCGTTATCTGACAAACGCTCACATATGAGACCTTTGGGAGATATGGAACTGGACATCGCGCTCAGTTGGTTGAGGTTCCTCAAAGACTTCTTGTATGCTGGCGGTGATTCCAGTGGGGTGTCATCAACTATTCTTCAAAACCAAAGATATCACGATTTGCTGTCGACGAGGTTATACTATGACCTTTCAACGGATAAATTGATGGAG GAGTGTGTCCGAGGATTCCAATCCACATTAAAATACCGAGTCACAAAGCCTAGCAAGTCTCTTAGAGCACAGCGTAATCTTGGAACTATTCGTGCCAGAAAAGATGCCAAGCAGGCACGTGTTAATACGAATGGCAATACGGAGATGATAATGAGAAtattgaggatgag GGACGGCACGCAAGAGTTTTTGGCTCAACAGTTGCAAACAATATCGATGGCGAGCGCGTCAAGGGCCAAGAGAGATCCACTGTGA
- a CDS encoding hypothetical protein (Match to ESTs gb|CF193652.1|CF193652, gb|CF188035.1|CF188035, gb|CF185723.1|CF185723), with product MVVIAASICTRSGKPLLSRQFRPIPRSRIDSLLASFPKLIPVNSQHTTVETNDVRFVYQPFEELYVLLITNKGSNILQDISTLSLLVRLISSLTPSMTETAILHHSFDLLCAFDEVVSLGYKENVSLMQVRNVLEGESHEEKIQEIIARNKEAEAKEELKRRAKQLEMQRREQQRRAQGGGGMGNVGGYGGMAGGYSPASRYDAPLPAQEYRAPSPVAASVPSKPAFKGSGMKLGSKKGKQSDLMNALGGEDAEPEAAD from the exons ATGGTCGTTATCGCAGCCTCAATCTGCACCAGGAGCGGAAAGC ccctcctctcccgccAGTTCAGGCCCATCCCCAGATCTCGCATCGACAGTCTCCTCGCTTCTTTCCCAAAGCTCATCCCCGTCAACTCTCAGCATACCACCGTGGAGACAAATGACGTCCGTTTCGTATACCAGCCGTTCGAAGAGCTCTATGTGCTCCTTATCACCAACAAGGGCAGCAATATCCTCCAG GACATCTCGaccctctctctccttgttcgccttatctcttcccttACGCCGTCCATGACTGAAACCGCCATCCTTCACCACTCATTTGACCTTCTCTGCGCCTTTGATGAAGTCGTCTCGCTCGGCTACAAGGAGAATGTGTCTCTTATGCAGGTCCGCAATGTCCTCGAGGGCGAGTCGCACGAAGAAAAGATCCAAGAGATCATTGCACGCAACAAGGAGGCggaggcaaaggaagaacTCAAGCGGCGGGCAAAGCAGCTCGAGATGCAGAGACGGGAGCAGCAGCGACGCGCCCAGGGCGGAGGTGGTATGGGCAATGTTGGGGGCTATGGCGGTATGGCAGGCGGCTATTCACCTGCATCCCGATACGATGCACCATTACCCGCACAAGAATATAGAGCGCCTTCACCTGTAGCGGCTTCTGTGCCTAGTAAACCCGCGTTCAAGGGAAGCGGAATGAAGTTGGGGAGCAAAAAGGGCAAGCAGAGCGATCTTATGAACGCATTGGGTGGGGAAGATGCCGAACCGGAAGCAGCAGACTAG